The proteins below come from a single Spiroplasma endosymbiont of Atherix ibis genomic window:
- a CDS encoding ferredoxin, protein MKKTWIDKSMCIGCMACVQIDETDTLFIDDDGFAEANENDLELVECQMVCPTGAVKIGDE, encoded by the coding sequence ATGAAAAAAACTTGAATAGATAAGTCAATGTGTATAGGATGCATGGCTTGTGTACAAATAGATGAAACAGATACTCTTTTCATAGATGATGATGGATTTGCAGAAGCAAATGAAAATGATCTAGAATTAGTAGAATGCCAAATGGTTTGTCCTACTGGTGCTGTTAAAATTGGTGATGAATAG
- the cmk gene encoding (d)CMP kinase: MKNINIAVDGTAGSGKSTVMIKVAEKLKMNFIDTGVMYRAFTKLCIKNGVNFSCDNEIQAQIKNFNFKYINENSILVNDIEYGKNISDYDVAENIKYVAKNNEVRSFMVKVQRRMSEKKNNIVIGRDITTVVLPDAELKIYFDCSIESRAKRRYEQNKTKNIVPNIYEDILRQIEQRDDYDKKRAVGALKIATDAWYIDTSNLTIEEVINMVLKKIEEIK; this comes from the coding sequence ATGAAAAATATTAATATTGCTGTAGATGGAACAGCAGGATCTGGTAAAAGTACTGTAATGATTAAAGTTGCAGAAAAATTAAAAATGAACTTTATTGATACAGGAGTTATGTACCGTGCTTTTACAAAATTGTGCATTAAAAATGGTGTAAATTTTTCTTGTGATAATGAAATTCAAGCTCAAATAAAAAATTTTAATTTTAAATATATAAATGAAAATTCAATATTAGTAAATGATATTGAATATGGAAAAAATATTTCTGACTATGATGTTGCAGAAAATATTAAATATGTTGCAAAAAATAATGAAGTTAGATCTTTTATGGTTAAAGTTCAAAGAAGAATGTCAGAAAAGAAAAATAATATAGTAATTGGAAGAGATATAACAACAGTTGTCTTACCTGATGCAGAATTAAAAATATATTTTGATTGTTCTATAGAATCAAGAGCAAAAAGAAGATATGAACAAAATAAAACAAAAAATATTGTTCCAAATATATATGAAGATATTTTAAGACAAATTGAACAAAGAGATGATTATGATAAAAAAAGAGCAGTAGGAGCTTTAAAAATAGCAACAGATGCTTGGTATATTGATACTAGTAATTTAACTATAGAAGAAGTAATTAATATGGTTTTGAAAAAAATAGAAGAAATTAAATAA
- the der gene encoding ribosome biogenesis GTPase Der: protein MARKGIVAVVGRPNVGKSTLFNRIIREKKAIVEDKPGVTRDRMYGKAEWLTLPFIVVDTGGITLQDSPFSKEIKMQAEIAIKEADVIIFVINFKDGITQEDEMVAKILYKTQKPIILAVNKYDKKEQFDESFTFMTLGFGEPCLISSTHGIGIGDLLDKVIESMPKFNENHENEELKLAIVGRPNVGKSSLVNALVGEERMIVSDIAGTTIDAVDSKIKYNGNEYTIIDTAGMRKKGKIYENLEKYSYFRSISSINKADIVLLVLDSSEKVADHDTNIGGVAFEENKPIIIIGNKWDLISNKDTNTMKKKEEEIKAYFKYLNYAKVLFLSAKEHKRVNKIFDVVDLVQKNIKKRIRTSLLNEIFNKAQLINPAPNHNGGRLKIFYASQVEAYLPTFVLFVNNPEFVHFSYKRFLENQIRSQFDFSGVPITIIFRERK from the coding sequence ATGGCAAGAAAAGGAATTGTGGCAGTTGTTGGAAGACCAAATGTTGGTAAATCTACACTATTTAATAGAATAATTAGAGAAAAAAAAGCTATAGTTGAAGATAAACCTGGTGTAACAAGAGATAGAATGTATGGAAAAGCAGAGTGATTAACACTGCCTTTTATTGTTGTTGATACTGGAGGAATAACTTTACAAGATAGTCCTTTTTCAAAGGAAATAAAAATGCAAGCTGAAATAGCTATTAAAGAAGCAGATGTAATTATTTTTGTAATTAATTTTAAAGATGGGATTACTCAAGAAGATGAAATGGTTGCCAAAATTCTTTATAAAACTCAAAAACCAATTATATTAGCTGTAAATAAATATGATAAAAAGGAACAATTTGATGAGTCTTTTACTTTTATGACTTTAGGTTTTGGAGAGCCTTGCTTAATTTCTTCAACACATGGTATTGGAATTGGAGATTTATTGGATAAAGTAATTGAAAGTATGCCTAAATTTAATGAAAATCATGAAAATGAAGAATTAAAATTAGCAATTGTTGGAAGACCAAATGTTGGTAAGTCAAGTTTAGTAAATGCTCTTGTTGGAGAAGAAAGAATGATAGTTTCAGATATTGCAGGAACAACAATTGATGCAGTTGATAGTAAAATTAAATATAATGGTAATGAATATACAATTATAGATACTGCTGGTATGAGAAAAAAAGGTAAAATCTATGAAAATCTTGAAAAATATAGTTATTTTAGATCTATTAGCAGTATTAATAAAGCAGATATTGTGCTTTTAGTTTTAGATTCAAGTGAGAAAGTAGCAGATCATGATACAAATATTGGTGGAGTTGCTTTTGAAGAAAATAAACCTATAATAATTATTGGCAATAAATGGGATTTAATTTCTAATAAAGATACTAATACAATGAAAAAGAAAGAAGAAGAAATAAAAGCTTACTTCAAGTATTTAAATTATGCTAAAGTGCTATTTTTATCAGCAAAAGAGCATAAAAGAGTAAATAAAATTTTTGATGTTGTTGATTTAGTTCAAAAGAATATTAAAAAAAGAATTCGAACAAGTTTATTAAATGAAATTTTTAATAAAGCACAGTTGATAAACCCAGCTCCAAATCATAATGGAGGAAGATTAAAAATATTTTATGCTTCTCAAGTAGAAGCTTATCTTCCTACTTTTGTTTTGTTTGTAAATAATCCAGAATTTGTACATTTTTCATATAAAAGATTTTTAGAAAATCAAATTCGCTCACAATTTGATTTTAGTGGTGTACCAATTACAATAATTTTTAGGGAAAGGAAATAA
- a CDS encoding NAD(P)H-dependent glycerol-3-phosphate dehydrogenase, whose amino-acid sequence MIKERISIIGTGAYGTVLANVLADNGHDVLMYGIEESQVDDINNNHLNSMFFKDLLINSNIKATTDFAVAMEKANIVILSVPTFALDNGIENIIKYGKHEMHIINVAKGLDEENLDVLSKKIKKKFEGTGVMKSYGAIYGPSVAIEVIMRKPTCVMSCNEDEEIAKYMANIFSNEYFIVKVSTDIIGCEIAAALKNAVAIATGILHGFSAADNAKASLITIGNAEIYSIAKHFGAKIETFMNFATLGDLILTASSIKSRNFSLGVQIAENDDAKKILTSHKHTVEGVLSCKLGYEISKKYKINTSMFEILYKILYNNYKPSGLVNDFFKHAKVV is encoded by the coding sequence ATGATAAAAGAAAGAATATCAATAATAGGTACAGGAGCGTATGGAACAGTATTAGCAAATGTTTTAGCTGATAATGGTCATGACGTATTAATGTATGGTATTGAAGAGTCACAAGTTGACGATATTAATAATAATCATTTAAATTCAATGTTTTTTAAGGACTTATTAATAAATTCAAATATAAAAGCAACAACAGATTTTGCAGTTGCTATGGAAAAAGCTAATATTGTAATTTTAAGTGTTCCTACATTTGCATTGGATAATGGAATTGAAAATATAATTAAATATGGTAAGCATGAAATGCATATTATAAATGTTGCAAAAGGATTAGATGAAGAAAACTTAGATGTATTAAGTAAAAAAATTAAAAAAAAGTTTGAAGGTACAGGAGTTATGAAATCTTATGGAGCTATTTATGGACCATCAGTTGCAATAGAAGTTATTATGAGAAAACCAACTTGTGTCATGAGTTGTAATGAAGATGAAGAAATAGCAAAATATATGGCAAATATTTTTTCAAATGAGTATTTTATTGTTAAAGTTTCTACAGATATTATTGGTTGTGAAATTGCAGCTGCCTTAAAAAATGCAGTAGCTATTGCAACAGGGATTTTACATGGTTTTTCAGCTGCAGATAATGCAAAAGCATCTTTAATTACTATTGGAAATGCAGAAATTTATAGTATTGCAAAGCACTTTGGAGCAAAAATTGAGACATTTATGAATTTTGCTACACTTGGAGATCTTATTTTAACTGCTTCATCTATAAAATCAAGAAATTTTTCATTAGGTGTACAGATTGCAGAAAATGATGATGCAAAAAAAATACTTACTTCACATAAACATACTGTTGAAGGGGTTTTATCTTGTAAACTAGGATATGAAATTTCTAAAAAGTATAAAATTAATACTTCAATGTTTGAAATACTATATAAAATACTATACAATAATTATAAGCCTAGTGGGTTAGTTAATGATTTTTTCAAACACGCTAAGGTAGTATAG
- a CDS encoding HU family DNA-binding protein: MTKKDLSEKLLTEFGSTKAESERMINFVFDEISSALVKKEEVALAGFGKFVTSERAAREGVNPATGAKIKIAATTVAKFKVAKQLKEAVAK; the protein is encoded by the coding sequence ATGACAAAAAAAGATTTATCTGAAAAATTATTAACAGAGTTTGGTAGTACAAAAGCTGAATCAGAAAGAATGATTAATTTTGTATTTGATGAAATATCAAGTGCATTAGTTAAAAAAGAAGAAGTTGCTTTAGCAGGGTTTGGAAAATTTGTTACTTCTGAAAGAGCAGCACGTGAAGGTGTTAACCCAGCTACTGGAGCAAAAATTAAAATTGCAGCAACAACAGTTGCTAAATTTAAAGTAGCTAAACAATTAAAAGAAGCAGTTGCTAAATAA
- a CDS encoding DnaD family protein — protein MFELFKIGLISKKALLILNYSKIKINENQLAILLIIMELSNDDQKNFTPLQIAQHMMISKEEIEKEISELLKNRIIKLEQKGKKTILDLTPLFNRLLVEVEEKHSKLKNDNTYNFIEKIFNYELNKQEIEKIENFIELGISKPKIMSIIDEYKINNINDLFKKLEEQSKKTSVKITMYNWLND, from the coding sequence ATGTTTGAATTATTTAAAATAGGCTTAATAAGTAAAAAAGCTCTTTTAATTTTAAATTACTCTAAAATTAAAATTAATGAAAACCAGTTAGCTATTCTATTAATTATTATGGAATTATCAAATGATGATCAAAAAAACTTTACACCATTACAAATTGCTCAGCATATGATGATTTCCAAAGAAGAAATAGAGAAAGAAATTTCAGAATTATTAAAGAATAGAATTATTAAACTTGAACAAAAAGGCAAAAAAACTATTCTTGATCTCACACCATTATTTAATAGACTACTTGTAGAAGTGGAAGAAAAACACTCTAAATTAAAAAATGATAATACTTATAATTTTATTGAAAAAATTTTTAATTATGAACTTAATAAACAGGAAATAGAAAAAATTGAGAATTTCATTGAATTAGGTATTTCAAAACCAAAAATTATGTCAATAATTGATGAATATAAAATTAATAATATAAATGATCTATTTAAGAAGTTAGAAGAGCAATCTAAAAAAACATCAGTAAAAATTACTATGTATAACTGATTAAATGATTAA
- a CDS encoding Holliday junction resolvase RecU: protein MIIKNKGMYLETIINNSINLLDSSNGFIYKMPINNNIISIENNIVTARLNKNYFCDYIGLWNEIYIEFEAKEKEKDFFNLNNIKKHQIEKLNLVNKNNGSGFILVYFHLYEKLFFLHINEIRKAENKKISYKYFKDNFFEINFSGIKFDFNQIFNHLISYT from the coding sequence ATGATTATTAAAAATAAAGGAATGTATTTAGAAACAATTATAAATAACAGTATTAATTTATTAGACTCATCAAATGGTTTTATATACAAGATGCCTATAAATAACAATATTATTTCTATTGAAAACAATATAGTTACAGCTAGATTAAATAAAAACTATTTTTGTGATTATATAGGTCTTTGAAATGAAATTTATATTGAATTTGAAGCTAAAGAAAAAGAAAAGGATTTTTTTAACTTAAATAATATTAAAAAACATCAAATAGAAAAATTAAATTTAGTTAATAAAAATAATGGTTCTGGATTTATTTTAGTTTATTTTCATTTATATGAAAAGTTATTTTTTTTACATATAAATGAAATAAGAAAAGCTGAAAATAAAAAAATATCCTACAAATACTTCAAAGATAATTTCTTTGAAATAAATTTTTCAGGTATTAAATTTGATTTTAATCAAATTTTTAATCATTTAATCAGTTATACATAG